One window of the Triticum dicoccoides isolate Atlit2015 ecotype Zavitan chromosome 3B, WEW_v2.0, whole genome shotgun sequence genome contains the following:
- the LOC119278271 gene encoding carbonyl reductase [NADPH] 1-like, whose amino-acid sequence MGKKGKAAARERREERRREVTLLRAVPYEPHQRWWDGLAPARAVAVVTGASRGIGYEISRQLARHGLHVVLASRDAARGRDAAEGILREEGTSAEWRQLDVADAASVEAFAAWTARTHGGIHVLINNAGVNFNRGADNSVEFAEQVIETNYFGTGRMIEAMLPLLKPSPYGGRIVNVSSRLGRANGRRNKIGDAILREQLLTDDCLSEELIDGMVTKFLEQVKQNSWSSIEWPQMYTDYSVSKFAVNVYTRLMARRLSDRSEGQKIYINCFCPGWVKTAMTDWEGNISAEEGADTGVWLALLPQEQATIGKFYAERREISF is encoded by the exons ATGGGGAAGAAGGGCAAGGCGGCGGCAAGGGAGCGCCGGGAGGAGCGGCGGCGGGAAGTCACGCTCCTCCGCGCCGTACCCTACGAGCCCCACCAGCGGTGGTGGGACGGCCTCGCGCCGGCGCGCGCCGTGGCGGTGGTGACGGGGGCCAGCCGCGGCATCGGCTACGAGATCTCCCGCCAGCTCGCGCGCCACGGCCTCCACGTCGTCCTCGCCTCGCGCGACGCCGCGCGGGGCAGGGACGCCGCGGAGGGGATCCTCCGCGAGGAGGGCACGAGCGCGGAGTGGCGGCAGCTCGACGTGGCGGACGCCGCGTCGGTCGAGGCCTTCGCCGCCTGGACGGCGCGGACCCACGGCGGCATCCATGTCCTT ATTAACAATGCAGGTGTAAACTTCAACAGAGGAGCAGATAACTCTGTTGAATTTGCAGAGCAAGTAATTGAGACAAATTATTTTGGTACAGGGCGGATGATTGAAGCCATGCTACCATTACTGAAACCTTCTCCGTATGGTGGCCGGATAGTGAATGTGAGCTCAAGGCTTGGCAGGGCCAATGGCAGACGCAAT AAAATCGGCGATGCGATCCTAAGAGAGCAACTATTAACTGATGATTGCTTATCTGAGGAATTGATTGATGGGATGGTCACTAAATTCCTTGAACAAGTGAAGCAAAATAGTTGGTCCTCCATTGAGTGGCCTCAGATGTACACGGACTATTCGGTCTCAAAGTTTGCTGTTAATGTGTATACAAGACTCATGGCAAGGAGGTTATCTGACAGGTCTGAAGGCCAAAAGATTTACATTAACTGTTTCTGTCCTGGCTGGGTAAAGACTGCCATGACTGATTGGGAAGGGAACATTTCAGCCGAAGAAGGTGCTGATACTGGAGTGTGGCTTGCTCTGTTACCCCAGGAACAAGCAACAATTGGAAAGTTCTATGCTGAGAGACGCGAGATAAGCTTCTGA